AAGACGCCAAGAACGCCAAGAAGATGGCAACTGGTTGAGAGCCTGATTGAAAAATAGAACGGCGGATCTTCAGTCCGACTTTCCTTCCTCACAATGCCACTATCGGATTTTCTCCAAACCTTGGCGTTCTTGGCGTCTTGGCGGTGAAAACTTCCCCTCAATTCCAGGAACGTTTTCAAAAAAGAGACCCCGTCAGTCCAGCTTTGCCGCCCACTCCGCGGCCGCGGCGGGATTGTTTGTCTGCAGGGAACTCACCGCCCCACGGATGGCCGCCTTCGTGACGGGAGACATGGGGGCCCTCGAAAGCCACTCCAGCGTCTGTTCGGGGTTCTGGGTCGTCCACCGGCTGAACTGCGAGGTGATCTCTTGCGCCGGCCAGGTTTTCTCCAACGCGCTTAAAAATCCCTCCATTCCCCGGTCCGCCGTCCGGTTCCCCGAGATGGCACCGCTGAAGCCCTCGAACTGGTCGAACCCCATCCACTCCTGCCCGCCCACCTTGGCCCACACCGCGGCGGCCTTGTCGTAGGGCATCTCGCCCATGCTCCACTGGATGGAGTTCCACGCGATCGCCGCCGCCTGTTCGGTGAACGGCGTCTGCGGCAGGGAATTGAGCCAGTCCGCCGCGCTCTCCACGCTGGTGGAGGTTCCGTTCACCTGGATGCCGAAGGCGACGCGGGTCGCCTCCACGAAATCCCGCGGCTCCATCTTCGCCAGGTTCTTTCCCAACCATCCCAAGGCCTCCTGCTGGTCCTCGCGCATCCATCCCTCGATCACCGCCGACCGCGCGTTCAGTGCCTTGGCCGTGTCCGGATTCGCCTCGATCCATGCCAGCGCCGCCTGCGGATCGGTGTGCGCCCACCCCCGCGCGATCGCGCGGAAGTCATCCCCGGGAAGCACCAAGGGCACCTGGGACGTCAGATAATTGAGGGCGCCCGCCGCATCCACCTCACCCCACCTCGTCGCCATGGTCTTGTATTCGTCGTAAGTCTTGCCCTCCCGGTGGAGCTCCAGGAATTGCTCGTGCAGCGCGGAGCCGTCCTCCGGGCGCATCATCTGCAGGAGCAGGCTGTAGTTCCTCGACCTCCGGCTCTGGTTGGCATCCAGCAGCACCCCCCGGCATGCCTGTATCAGCTTCTCGTTCACCTTGCCCGGAACCGCCCCGGCATGGATCGCCTCGAAGCCCGAGAGCAGCCGCGCCGTTTCCCCGTCCGCGATGAACGTCGTCGGCGAGGCCCCGCGGTCAGCCCGCGATTTCGAGCCTTCCTTGGCTCCGGTCTTGGCTCCAGCCCTGGCTCCGGCCTTGGACGACCCGGTCTCCTCCTGCCGCAGGGATTCCGCGCCTGCGGATTTCCCCATGTTCCACGCCACCAGCCACCCTCCCGCCGCCGCCACAGACAGCGCGCCCACCACCCAACCGGGATAAGTTCTCTTTGTCATTTCCAACACGATCTATCAGAAAAAAAATCCCCGTCACGGCAAAGATGCGGCGGTTGGAAACAAGGCATTGGTCCTATGGGGCCTATAGGACCCATGTGACCCATGTGACCCATGTGACCCATGTGACCCATGTGACCCATGTGACCCATGTGACCCATTTCCGGAAAAACGGCAATCCACCTCTCCCCGAGTAGGGCATGCCGCGTCCCCCGGCCGCCAATCTGCTTTCTCCGGAAAAATTCACCTATCCGGCCATTTTTCGCAGGACGTGGCGATGGACCCGGTGTATTGACGTTCCACTCCCACCCATGCCGAACCACTCCTCCGACCACCTGCCTTCCGGCCTCTTCATCGCGGATGCCGGAGGCCGTGTCATCTACGTGAATGAGCGCTGGTGCGAGATCGCGGGAATCCCGGCGGAGCAGGCGATGGGCGACGGCTGGCGGCGCGCCGTCCACCCGGACGATCTGGACGCGCTCGCGGGCGAATGGCAGGACGCCGTGGCATGGCGCCGCCCCTTCCGCTGCGAGGCCAGGTTCCTCCACGCGGATGGCCGGGTCGTCTGGTTCGAAGGCGAGGGATTTCCCATCAACAGTTCCGAAACCGGAAACGCCGGCTACATCGGCACCTGCACCGACAGGACGGGCGGCCGCCGCGACCTCGCGCGCTCGCGCCTGTATGAGGCGCTGCTGTCGAACAACCCGGACTTCGCCTATGTCTTCGACACCAGCCGCCGCTTCATCTATGCGAACCAGTCCCTCCTCACCATGTGGGGGAAAACGTGGGAGCAATCCATCGGGCTCGACCTGCGGGAGATCGGCTATCCCGAATGGCACGCCGCGATGCACGAGCGAGAGATCGACTCCGTGGTCGCCACCGGCAGGCCGGTCACCGGGGAGGTCCACTTCGACGGCACCCACGGCAGGCGTCTCTACGAATACATTTTCAGTCCCATCATCGGAAACGACGGCAGGGTCGAGGCGGTCGCCGGGGCCACCCGCGACGTCACCGAGCGGAAACAGGCCGAGGAGCGGGCGAATTTCCTCAACGAACTCTCCGGCCGCGTGATGCGGCTGGACACCGAGGCGGAGATCATCGCGGAAGCCGTCGGCTCGCTCGGGCGCCAACTCGGCGTGGGGAGGTGCTATTTCATCGAGAGCCTCAAAGGGGAGAACCTCCTGCGCGTCGCGCCGGACTGGTTCCGCGAAGGCGAGGCAAGCATCGCAGGAGACTACCCCATCGACAGCTTCGGCGGCGAGGACTGGTGGGAAAAATACTCCGCCAGCGCCCTCGCCGTGGAGGATGTGACGAGCGATCCGCTGACGTCCACGAACTTCGACTCCTACCTCCGCCTGAACATCCGCTCCTACGCCACCCGCCCCTTCCGCAGGGTCGGCCCGTGGAGCGTGGTGCTCGCCGTGACCGAGTCCGCACCCCGGCGGTGGTCGGAGGAGGAGATCACCCTGCTCGACCACGTGGCCTCGCGCGTGTGGCCGCTCGTCGAGCAGCTCAGGTGGATCGACTCCCTGCGCGAGGCGGACCGCCGGAAGGACCAGTTCCTCGCCACCCTCGCCCATGAGCTGCGGAATCCGCTGGCCCCCGTCCTCACCGGCCTCGAACTGATGCGCCGGGCGAAGGACGAGCCCGGGACCGTCGACCGCATGACCGGCATCCTGGAGCGCCAGATCAGCCAGATGGCCCACCTCATCAACGACCTGCTGGACATCTCGCGGGTGAACACCGGGAAAATCATCCTCGACCCACAACCCTCGTCCCTCGCCGTCGTCCTGCGCAACGCCATCGAGACCGCGCAGCCCGCGCTGGACGAGCGCGGCCACCACTTCACCGCGGACCTGCCGCCGGAGTCGCTGGTCGTGCTCGCGGACGGCCCGCGCATTTCCCAGGCTGTTTCCAACCTGCTTTCAAACGCCGCGAAATACACGCCCGGCGGCGGCACCATCCGCCTCGACCACGCCGTCGCCGGCGACGGCATCCGGATACGCGTCACCGACAACGGCCAGGGCGTCGAGCCCGCCGAGCAGGCCGCCATTTTCGAACCCTTCCACCAATCCGCGAATGGCAGCGCGGACGGGCTGGGCATCGGCCTCACCCTCGTGCGCGCGCTGATGGAGATGCATGGAGGCACCGTCACCGTCCGCAGCGAGGGCCGGGGCAAGGGGAGCGAGTTCATCCTCCACCTGCCCGCCAGCGTCGCGGCGGAATCCTTCGTTCCGGAACATGAGGAAACGCCCCCCACGCCCCCGGCCGCCAAACGGGTGCTGGTGGTGGACGACGGCCGCGCGAATGCCGACATGCTGGCCATCTTCCTCCGGCACGAGGGCATGGAAGTGGCGGTGGCCTACGACGGGCTGGAAGCGCTCGAAGCGTCCCGCTCCTTCCGCCCCGAGTTCGTTGTCATGGATATCGGCATGCCCGTGATGGACGGCATCGAGTCCGCCAAACAGATGCGCGCGGAAGGGCTGGACGCCGTCCTGATCGCCCTGAGCGGCTGGGGCCGGGAGGAAGACCGCCAGTCCACCGCCGAGGCCGGATTCCACCACCACCTCACCAAACCCGTCTCACCCGCGGACCTGCGCAGGCTGATCGCCGGATGAGGGTGATGGAAGGGATTTGTTAGAATGGATCTGCTGGTATGGAAAACATCGGGTCTTCCCGGAACTTCCAGCGCCAATGGTGTGAGATTTCGTTGGTCAATGAGGGATGTCTCGAGCTCGACTTGAATCTTCAGCTCCAATGGTGTTTGGTGCCGTAATACCGGTTACCAAAAAATTATTTCCGAAACGAGTGCGGCGATGGTCCTGCAAACCGCGGCCCGGAGTTCAAGCTTCAGCTTGCTCTTTCACCTTCGCCCGCTTTTCGAGCTGCTCAGAACCACTCCTGGTACTCTTGAAAGAGCAAGCTGAAGCTTGAACTCCGGACAGCGCCAAGGATCCACAAGTCGTATGGAGTATCGGAAACCACTTCTGGTAAACCGTCTGGAGCATGCGGGAGATATGCTTTTGAACGGCTCCGAATCTTCAGCACCAACGGCGAAATGTGATCTCCAGCACCAAAGGTGCGAAAGGTGAGAGCCCGGGGGTAAGCAAAGCGCAACCCCGGGACCACGATCCCAGAAGTATGAAGTCCTGAAAGGACGCAATCCGGTGGTGCGGAAAGTGGAGGTGCGGTTGATATTCGGTTCACTGATATTCTCCCATCGAGATATCGCCCTGCGGCGCGGCGATGACCACTTTTCCTTCAAGGGTGGTTTTGCCCGCGACTTTCAATGAATCCGCGTTCGTTTCCCCGCGAAGACGGGTCTTGGTCGTATCGCCGTTCCCGATGACGGTGGTGTTCGGGCCTTCGCCGGTGGCATTGGGTCCGATGACGATGGAGTTGCTATCCGAGTTGCTGTAGCCTCTCGACTGGTAACCGATGTAGATGCTGTTGTTGGCCGTCTGGAGCGGTGTGGTTCCCGTGGCCCCTTGATATCTGCCCGAATTTGCTCCCAGGAAAACGTTGCCGTTTCCAGACGTATTCGCATCACCGGATAGAAGACCAAGCGCCACATTGTATGATCCGACGGTGTTGCCGACCATGGAGCTGGCTCCATGAACGGAATTGTAGGAGCCTGACGTATTTTCCGAAAGCGCGCCCGATCCTAAAGCGCTGTTCGCAATGCCCGTGGTTTTGAACATGGACATCGTGCCCATCGCTGTGTTATAGCTCGCCGTCACGCCTTGATTGAGCGCCTTTACGCCCACGGCGGTGTTGCCGGTTCCGCCATTCAGATATTGGAGTGTGGCGGCACCCAGCGCCGTGTTGTTCACCCCGGTGGTATTTGCGGCGAGGGCGAAGCCTCCGAAGCCCGCGTTGAAATTGGCGGTGGTGTTTGCCGCAAGGGCGTTGTAGCCGAATGCGGTCACCAGGTTGCCCGTGGTATTGATCACGAGCGCGTTGCCGCCGACCGCTGTATTCCAAAGGAGATCTCCCGCCCCGCGGCCGATCCTCAGCCCATTGACGTGCGAGTCTTTTGCCGCTCCGATACCTCCGCTGACGATGAGGGCGCCGGCGGCGGACGAACCGGACACGTTGGTGGATGTGATCGAAACCGGTTTGCCGGCCGCGAAATTGACCGCGCCCGTCGAATCGATGGTGAAGATGGAGCTGCCGTTCACCGAAATACCGTTGCCCGAGGTGCCCGTGAGGTTCAGGCCTCCCGTGACGCTCAGCGAACCACCGGTGACCGAGACGTTCACTGAGTTGAAAGCGGCGGTGTTGGCCGCTGTATCAATTCTAAAGACGGGGGAATATCCGGAACCCGCGAAATAAGGATTATATCTCCAAACATCGAACGTTCCGGTATCGGTCTCGGACTCGGCTCCGAGCACGAAAGAGATTGGCTTGCCAAACAAAGTCACTCCGCCATCCCAAGCCCCTCGGGACGACTCCGAAACCGCCGAATAGATCGACACACCTCCGCTATAACTGAACAACTGGAAGTTGTTGCGCCCGGCCCAGGCCGTCGGCCAGAGTCCGCTGTTCTCGCCGGAGTCCAGGAAAAACCCTTCATGAAGGTTTGCCGGTACCGCGGATGCGGATTGGCCGGCCACAAGGATCAACAAGGACGATGCCAAACCGATGTTTGTGAGAGCTTTGGGTTTCATGATGGTGATGCGTGCTTGTTTGAGTGGATCGTGATTTTGGAAAGGGAGCCAAGATCGGGCGGACGAATGGCGGCCCGAACATGCCTGTTCCATGGGTGAAGGTCGATATTTTTCGAGCTACCTCTTTTTGTTTGTTAGATGACACGATGCCCGCTCCCGTCACGAAAAACCATGATCAACAAGGGTGCGTATGATGTGCCGACACCGGTTCCATCCCTCGGACGACCAGCGGAGCCGGAGCGTTTGGCAAAGCGGACACGAACCTTCCTGCATCACCGACCTCCGGCCATGGAGCAGCCTTGTGGAGAAAGCATGAAAGATATGTCGATCCCCGCGCTACCCCTTCCTCTTCCTCGGCCGGGTCATGAAGAACAACGCCACTCCCAACAAGGAGACCGCGAACGTTCCGCCGGTGACGAGGGTGAGGCTCCAGTCCCGGATGTCCTTGTTTTTGATGAATCCGAACTTGTGGAACAGGGTGAAGATGTCGGCCTCGAATTGTTTTCCGTCGTCGGTGTGGCGGGTGACGCTGCCGGTGACGGTGGAGACATAGACTCGGTTGCCGTCGCCATCGCCCGCGTCGAACCGGTAGACGGGCAGGAGGCGGAAGATCCCGATATACTCGCGGTTGAAGGCCGTGAGGTAGTCGGTCTTTTTCACCGGCGTGCCGCCGAGGAAGGCGCTTGCGATTTCACCGGCGTAGATCTCATCCGCGGCGGGATCCACCGCTCCGGTGACGGCGTTCACATAACCGGGTTTCCCCTTGGCGGTGAAGATCTGGTAATGCGGCTGCCCGGCGATCATGCGCAGGTTGATGGCGGTCGCTTCTCCGGGGAGCTTCGCCATGGCATCCGGGGCGGTGAGCTTGATGGAGGCGGGGTCGATGAGCGAGTTCCCCGGGCGCGCCGCCGGTGGCGGGGCCTGGGTGCGGGTCATCACGGTGTGGAGCACGCCGCTGCCGGAGGACATGAGGAGCGTGAGGCTGAAGATGAGGCCGAGCCAGCGGTGGGCCTTGCGGATCCAGGGTTTCATGGGTGTGGGGATGGATGATGGTGAAAAGAAATTTGTTCTGCGGATGCGGATGGTTCGAGCGCGGAGCTCAAGGAAGGGCGATACGCGATCGCCCTTCCTATAGGATGCCGTAACGATGGAGATATCCAAAGCGGTGGGACGCTGGCGCGTAAAGCTGGCGCGTAAAGCCGCCGCTTCCCACCGCATTCGATAAAAGGGCGATCGTGTATCGCCCTTCCCTGGGTCACCATTTCCATTCGAGGCCGGCGAAGACGCTGCGGCCGTCGCCGGGAAGGAAGCTGCGGGAGGTGGTGGTGGGGTTGAGGCCCGCGTCCGCGACAACGCTGGTGGTGGCGGCGTATTCCTCGTCGGTGAGATTTTTCGCCTCGATGAACCACGACAGGCCTTTTTCCTGACGGCGGCCGATCTTGAATCCGAGCAGCGCGTAGGGATCCGCGCTCAGCGTGTTCGCGTGATCGACGTATGCCTTCACCGGCACCCACTCGACGGTGGGTCCCGCGTAATAACCGGCCTTGTTCTCCCAGACGAGCTCGCCACGGATGAGGTGGGGCGGCAGACCGGCGATGGTGTTATCGCCATAGGTGTTGTCATCGTCGAACTTGAAACGGCCATACGTCCACGCGCCACGGAGGTAGAGGCGGTGGTCCGGCAGCTCCCCGAGGTCCGTTCCGAGCAGGTCCGCCTCGCCGAAGATCTCCAAGCCCTGGTGGATCGTTTCATCCGCGTTGGTGGTGCCGAGCGGTGTGCCGGCGGAGTCGTTCAGGGCGAGGAATTCATCCTCCACCTGCGAGGCGTAGGCGGTGGCGTCCCAGCGGAAATTCGCGTGGCTGCCACGGGTGCCGATCTCCACGGTGGTGGCGGTCTGCGCCTTGTTCGCGGTGAGCGAACTGTTCGCCGCCTCCGAGAAGGAGGGCGGCTCGTAGCTGCCGCTCACGTTGCCGAAAATCTGGAAGTTCTCCGCGTCCCAGCGCACGCCGGCCTTGGGCGAGAAGTCCTCATAGGAGCGGTCATAGCTGCCGGAGCCGCCGACGTGCTGCTCGTTTTCCCGCCGGTTGCTCGCGGCGGTGGCCCCGAGGATGCCGGTGAAGCCGTTCCCCAGCGCGAGCTGGTCTTCGACAAATCCCTCGATGTTCGTGGCGGTCTGGTCCGCGCTGGCGGTGAGCGGACCGCGGCTGCCGAACTGGTTCTTGTAGGTCGCCGCATCCGTGGAACCTTCGGTGAAAAGCACGCCCGCCCGCACCCGGTTGTCCCGGCCGAGGAGCTGGCTGTCATTGGTGAACGTTCCGCCGAAGAGGAAGTCGTGGGACAGGTTGTCGATCACTCCGGCGAAGGGGGTGATGGGATGGTCCAGGTCCTTGTAGGTATAGGCGGCGGTGAACTCGACGGTGTTGTTTCCATTCCGCAACGTCGTCTTGTCCGCGATGCGGAAGAGGTCGAAGTCGCGGCGGTTGTCGTAGCGGACCGCTCCGAAGAGCGACTCGTCGGCCTGCGATGGATCGTCCTCCAGCTCCGCCTTCGTCAGGTTGCCGGGGAGCTCGGAGCGGGCGCTGACCGCCGTGACGAAGAGGCGGGTCTCCGCGCTGTCGGAAAGCTGCCAGCCGAAGTTGCTGAAAAAGCGCTGGCTGTTCTGCTCGGCGTGGTCGCGGAAGCCCTCCTGGTATTGCTCGGAAAGGCTGAAATACGCGTCCCCCGCGCCTTCATGGAATCCCGCCGCGACACGCGCGCGGAGGTAGTCGAACGAACCGGCCTCGAGGCGGGCGGAGCCGCCGGGGGCGGTGAGACCGGTGGCGGAGATGTAGTCGATGGCGCCGCCGAGCGTGGACGCACCCGCGCTGAGGGCGTTCCCGCCGCGCAGGATTTCAATGTGATTCGTCGCGAGGGGATCGACGGCCTGCATGTCGAACCCGCCATCGGCCAGGTTCAACGGCACGCCGTCCTGCATCAGGCGGATGCCCCGGCCATGGAATGTCCGCTGCATGCCGGAACCACGGATGGAAAGCCGCGCCTCGTCCGAGCCGAAGCGCGGTTGCGCCACGACGCCGGGCGAGAGGGCGAAGGTGTCCGCCATCGTGCTCGCGCGGCCCTGCAGGTAGCGTTCCGCATCGACGACCTCCGTGCCGCCGGGGACCTTTGCGAGTTCCTCGCGGCTTTGTTCCGCGGTGGGAACGGTCTTGGAACGAGGGGCTGCGGCCTCCACGACGAGCTCGGGAAGCTGGCTGGGTTCGGCACCGGACACGCCGGCGAGGGAGATGGTGAAAAGCAATGTGTGGGAAAGTTTCATAAGATGATGTTCTGTTCTTGAGACGGGGGCGCGATGGCCCGCCATGAGGGAAAGAGGGCACGATGGCCCGCCATGAGAAAAAGGGCGCGTCTCCGGTACGGGAGGCGCGGACACAGGGTATCCGTTGGAATGCAGGGGCGTCTCCGCGGTCTCCGGCGGATGTCACCGGACGACGGCCCGGAGCTCACGCGTCAGCGTGCTCTTCACGGAGACAAGCAGAAGCTTGCATTCCGGACAGCGCCGCGAAACGACCGGATCCTTTCTGGGAATCCACGGGTGGGCTTGCCTGACGATCAACGGAGCTTACGCTGCTCGCGGCGGCTGCATGGGCACGGCATGATAGACCGCGCCGAAGGTCCCGGCGTATTCCGTCACGATGAACTCCAGTTCGTCATAACGTGGCTGCGGCACCCGCACGGGGACCGGCAGGGCGACCTCCAGCTTCATCTCCGACTTGAGCAGGGGCTTCCGCTCCTCCTCGGTCTTCGACTTCTTCACCACCTTGCACAATTCGCAAGGGTGCTCGCCATCGAAGGTTTTTCCGACGGCTTCGGTGAGCGAGGAAGTGTTGGAAAACTCAACCAACATGTTTCCCCATGCGATGGTCTGAAGCAAAGCCAAGTGACCGCCCATGGATACGAGAAGAATCCCGACCAGGAGGTATTGACCCGCGCGTAGCGCCCACTTCGACATCGCGCGAATAAAACGGTCCACGGCGGACATGGTCAAGAGGTTTGTGGCTGATCCTATCAAGGGGCGGAAGCTCCGGGACCTTCATCACACCATCAAAGGCGGCGGCGAATTCACGAATACAATTTCCCCAGCGATCCCAAACCGGATCTACCGCCTCCTGCGGAACAAAACGAATGCCGACAACATGGACAATCCCAGTCCGCTCGGCTCGGGAATCGTCGTTGAAAAGTTGTCGACACTATCACCAAATTGGTTGAATCCAAGGAAGAGATGCGCCTGATCTGCGGAGGCCAGAGCCGGGTTATTGATTGTCGACTGCACAAAACCGACCTGGTTGAGAAGCGTGCCGGACGAGGTGGACGTGTGGATGATCCCCGTCACGTTGAAATTGTTGGAGCCGATATAGTCCACGGAAATCCTGTAACGATACCAGGTGTCGGTAAGCTCCTCCGAAGTGAGGGCGGAAGCGATCAGCTCGGAGTC
The DNA window shown above is from Luteolibacter yonseiensis and carries:
- a CDS encoding hybrid sensor histidine kinase/response regulator, translating into MPNHSSDHLPSGLFIADAGGRVIYVNERWCEIAGIPAEQAMGDGWRRAVHPDDLDALAGEWQDAVAWRRPFRCEARFLHADGRVVWFEGEGFPINSSETGNAGYIGTCTDRTGGRRDLARSRLYEALLSNNPDFAYVFDTSRRFIYANQSLLTMWGKTWEQSIGLDLREIGYPEWHAAMHEREIDSVVATGRPVTGEVHFDGTHGRRLYEYIFSPIIGNDGRVEAVAGATRDVTERKQAEERANFLNELSGRVMRLDTEAEIIAEAVGSLGRQLGVGRCYFIESLKGENLLRVAPDWFREGEASIAGDYPIDSFGGEDWWEKYSASALAVEDVTSDPLTSTNFDSYLRLNIRSYATRPFRRVGPWSVVLAVTESAPRRWSEEEITLLDHVASRVWPLVEQLRWIDSLREADRRKDQFLATLAHELRNPLAPVLTGLELMRRAKDEPGTVDRMTGILERQISQMAHLINDLLDISRVNTGKIILDPQPSSLAVVLRNAIETAQPALDERGHHFTADLPPESLVVLADGPRISQAVSNLLSNAAKYTPGGGTIRLDHAVAGDGIRIRVTDNGQGVEPAEQAAIFEPFHQSANGSADGLGIGLTLVRALMEMHGGTVTVRSEGRGKGSEFILHLPASVAAESFVPEHEETPPTPPAAKRVLVVDDGRANADMLAIFLRHEGMEVAVAYDGLEALEASRSFRPEFVVMDIGMPVMDGIESAKQMRAEGLDAVLIALSGWGREEDRQSTAEAGFHHHLTKPVSPADLRRLIAG
- a CDS encoding PepSY domain-containing protein encodes the protein MKPWIRKAHRWLGLIFSLTLLMSSGSGVLHTVMTRTQAPPPAARPGNSLIDPASIKLTAPDAMAKLPGEATAINLRMIAGQPHYQIFTAKGKPGYVNAVTGAVDPAADEIYAGEIASAFLGGTPVKKTDYLTAFNREYIGIFRLLPVYRFDAGDGDGNRVYVSTVTGSVTRHTDDGKQFEADIFTLFHKFGFIKNKDIRDWSLTLVTGGTFAVSLLGVALFFMTRPRKRKG
- a CDS encoding TonB-dependent receptor family protein, yielding MKLSHTLLFTISLAGVSGAEPSQLPELVVEAAAPRSKTVPTAEQSREELAKVPGGTEVVDAERYLQGRASTMADTFALSPGVVAQPRFGSDEARLSIRGSGMQRTFHGRGIRLMQDGVPLNLADGGFDMQAVDPLATNHIEILRGGNALSAGASTLGGAIDYISATGLTAPGGSARLEAGSFDYLRARVAAGFHEGAGDAYFSLSEQYQEGFRDHAEQNSQRFFSNFGWQLSDSAETRLFVTAVSARSELPGNLTKAELEDDPSQADESLFGAVRYDNRRDFDLFRIADKTTLRNGNNTVEFTAAYTYKDLDHPITPFAGVIDNLSHDFLFGGTFTNDSQLLGRDNRVRAGVLFTEGSTDAATYKNQFGSRGPLTASADQTATNIEGFVEDQLALGNGFTGILGATAASNRRENEQHVGGSGSYDRSYEDFSPKAGVRWDAENFQIFGNVSGSYEPPSFSEAANSSLTANKAQTATTVEIGTRGSHANFRWDATAYASQVEDEFLALNDSAGTPLGTTNADETIHQGLEIFGEADLLGTDLGELPDHRLYLRGAWTYGRFKFDDDNTYGDNTIAGLPPHLIRGELVWENKAGYYAGPTVEWVPVKAYVDHANTLSADPYALLGFKIGRRQEKGLSWFIEAKNLTDEEYAATTSVVADAGLNPTTTSRSFLPGDGRSVFAGLEWKW